One Leishmania major strain Friedlin complete genome, chromosome 29 DNA segment encodes these proteins:
- a CDS encoding putative protein kinase (previous protein_id=AAZ09706.1): MRSTMSRYQCFLCQLQTLENDLNFCVCCRAAVCAKCTQACYPNRKCVGLCVRCTPPDYGFACGRCRRHISYGDIEFFCDMCAVPICFTCVASGTSFECGQLKCSLCCECPMSQAPRNLVIRREVDDAMLRQLPIPLVSSATPLAVPPPQARVAAAAVAATKCTKYRKLFGREKLGEGAQGVVYKCHTEENEVVVVKEMVFNDTDVTAFEAQARQVERMRQLNHPHLIRYLDVSVQKDPLRICVVMPFYSEGDLKKFIERQRKPVTEIKLCSIVLQIAGALNYLHQQEPPLVHRDIKPENILLLNHEEQVLLMDLDLCRTVNVTSSVIKRRELSPTYEYRAPELEKSHGDTKADVFSLGVVMFVLATLPDFPCVRTDSGEMLVFSASKWSPSSLKRAIQREIRRVQRYTYSEEFIRLVVAMLVHQPAARPTSMAVIHRLQKIMEQRLMEGKE; this comes from the coding sequence ATGCGATCGACAATGTCGAGGTATCAGTGCTTCCTGTGCCAGTTGCAGACGCTTGAGAATGATCTGAACTTCTgcgtctgctgccgcgctgccgtctgCGCGAAGTGTACTCAAGCATGCTACCCGAACCGCAAGTGCGTAGGCCTCTGCGTGCGGTGCACGCCACCCGACTACGGCTTCGCCTGCgggcggtgccgccggcacatTTCGTACGGAGATATTGAATTCTTCTGCGACATGTGCGCCGTCCCCATCTGCTTCACTTGTGTAGCGAGCGGTACTAGCTTCGAGTGTGGTCAGTTGAAGTGTAGTCTGTGCTGCGAGTGCCCAATGTCACAGGCACCGCGTAATCTGGTGATCCGCCGCGAGGTGGATGACGCcatgctgcgccagctcccGATACCGCTCGTGTCAAGTGCGACACCgttggcggtgccgcctccgcaagcgcgcgtggcggccgccgcggtggcggcgacaaAGTGCACCAAGTACCGAAAGCTGTTTGGGAGAGAGAAGCTCGGCGAGGGTGCGCAGGGTGTCGTGTACAAGTGCCACACGGAGGAGAACGAGGTGGTTGTAGTGAAGGAGATGGTGTTCAACGATACAGATGTCACCGCCTTCGAGGCACAGGCACGGCAAGTCGAGCGCATGCGCCAGCTAAACCACCCCCATCTCATCCGCTACCTTGATGTGTCGGTCCAGAAGGACCCATTACGCATCTGCGTGGTCATGCCTTTCTACAGCGAGGGTGATTTGAAAAAGTTCATTGAAAGGCAGCGCAAGCCAGTGACGGAGATAAAGCTGTGCTCCATTGTTCTGCAGATTGCCGGCGCCCTTAACTACCTGCATCAACAAGAACCGCCGCTTGTTCATCGAGACATCAAGCCCGAGAACATCCTGCTGCTGAACCACGAGGAGCAGGTTCTGCTGATGGATCTGGATCTCTGTCGAACAGTAAACGTAACGTCGAGCGTCATCAAGCGGCGCGAGTTGTCGCCAACGTATGAGTACCGCGCACCAGAGCTGGAGAAGAGCCACGGCGATACCAAAGCGGACGTGTTTAGCCTTGGTGTGGTAATGTTCGTGCTTGCCACACTGCCAGACTTTCCATGCGTGCGTACAGACTCCGGCGAGATGCTGGTTTTCTCCGCCTCTAAGTGGTCTCCATCGTCACTGAAGCGCGCTATTCAGCGCGAAATCAGGCGTGTGCAGCGGTACACCTACTCGGAGGAGTTTATCCGCTTAGTCGTGGCGATGCTTGTTCACCAGCCCGCCGCACGTCCCACGTCGATGGCGGTCATCCACCGCCTGCAGAAGATCATGGAGCAACGCTTGATGGAGGGTAAGGAGTAG
- a CDS encoding ATP-dependent phosphofructokinase (previous protein_id=AAZ09708.1), producing the protein METRHHLNTKMVPSYQAPLSKVTAADLTVERLPGCKYMNPSKKHILRKEYRDKVEHIMYDPRPQEDLDAEYPVSCNKLVCELAAARKHLHFNPSETSIGIVTCGGICPGLNDVIRSITLTGIISYRVKRVVGFRYGYWGLSKEGSKTAIELSRTDVRQIHRFGGTILGSSRGPQSPKEMVDTLVRMKINILFTVGGDGTQRGALTIYEEAKRRGENIAVFGVPKTIDNDLAFSHRTFGFQTAVEQAVNAVRAAYAEAVSLNYGVGIVKLMGRESGFIAAQTTVASAQANICLIPENPLPKETVMRLIERRLQQSRNCVIVVAEGFGQDWETGTGGHDASGNKKLVDIGFILKKEVEGWLRANKEKFPQGTVKYIDPSYMIRACPPSSNDALFCTNLATLAVHEAMAGATGCIISMRYNNYILVPIKAATSVRRVVSLRGALWRQVREITVGLSDDVQQWNEQDLRRHLESLNVERERIIARLASKV; encoded by the coding sequence ATGGAGACTCGCCACCATCTGAACACTAAGATGGTGCCGTCGTACCAGGCACCGCTGTCCAAGGTGACCGCCGCCGACCTGACGGTGGAGCGCCTGCCCGGCTGCAAGTACATGAACCCCTCAAAGAAGCACATTCTCCGTAAGGAGTACCGCGACAAGGTGGAGCACATCATGTACGACCCTCGCCCGCAGGAGGACCTGGACGCCGAGTACCCGGTGTCGTGCAACAAGCTGGTGTGCGAGTTGGCTGCCGCCCGCAAGCACCTCCACTTCAACCCTTCCGAGACCTCCATCGGTATCGTGACCTGCGGCGGCATCTGCCCTGGTCTGAACGACGTCATCCGCTCCATCACGCTGACGGGCATCATATCCTACCGCGTCAAGCGCGTTGTCGGTTTCCGTTACGGCTACTGGGGCCTCTCGAAGGAGGGCAGCAAGACTGCCATAGAGCTGTCCCGCACGGATGTGCGTCAGATCCACCGCTTCGGCGGCACGATCCTGGGTAGCTCTCGCGGTCCGCAGAGCCCGAAGGAGATGGTCGACACGCTTGTGCGCATGAAGATCAACATTCTTTTCACCGTTGGTGGTGATGGCACGCAGCGCGGTGCTCTAACGATCTACGAAGAGGCCAAGCGCCGGGGCGAGAACATCGCCGTCTTTGGTGTGCCCAAGACGATCGATAACGATCTTGCTTTCTCCCACCGCACCTTTGGCTTTCAGACTGCTGTCGAGCAGGCTGTGAACGCCGTGCGTGCCGCCTACGCCGAGGCTGTGTCTCTCAACTACGGTGTCGGCATCGTGAAGTTGATGGGCCGTGAGAGCGGTTTCATTGCTGCCCAGACGACTGTGGCCAGCGCGCAGGCGAACATCTGCCTCATTCCTGAGAACCCACTGCCAAAGGAGACGGTGATGCGCCTGATCGAGCGCCGCCTTCAGCAGTCGCGCAACTGCGTCATCGTGGTTGCCGAGGGCTTCGGCCAGGACTGGGAGACCGGCACGGGCGGCCACGACGCCTCCGGTAACAAGAAGCTCGTCGACATTGGCTTCATCCTGaagaaggaggtggagggctGGCTGCGCGCGAACAAGGAGAAGTTCCCGCAGGGTACTGTCAAGTATATAGACCCCTCGTACATGATCCGCGCCTGCCCGCCGTCTTCCAACGACGCGCTCTTCTGCACCAACCTGGCAACTCTTGCTGTGCATGAGGCCATGGCCGGTGCCACTGGCTGCATTATCTCAATGCGCTACAACAACTATATTCTCGTGCCCATCAAGGCGGCCACGTCGGTGCGCCGGGTCGTTAGTCTCCGTGGCGCCCTCTGGCGCCAGGTGCGTGAGATCACCGTGGGTCTGAGCGACGATGTGCAGCAGTGGAACGAGCAGgacctgcgccgccacctggAGTCGCTGAATGTTGAGCGCGAGCGCATTATTGCGCGCCTGGCGTCTAAGGTGTAA
- the VPS4 gene encoding vacuolar protein sorting-associated protein 4 (previous protein_id=AAZ09707.1) → MSVDFTAKAVELFKKAATLDENKEYEQAYRWYMETIDVFLTAIKYENKNPTKREYMRSKVSDIIARAEKIKEFLDRSKDGDGANQGGSGATAQKTASASRKAKEDDEDKQRMRSSLGSAIVKVKPNVHWDQIAGLEAAKQALKESVILPMKFPQLFTGKRKPWRGILLYGPPGTGKSYLAKAVATEADGTFLSVSSSDLLSRWLGDSEKLVRSLFEMAREAYKTGGKPSIIFVDEIDSLVSARSDSENDASRRVKTEFLVQMQGVGYDDEGVLVLAATNIPWSLDSAIRRRFERRIYIPLPELQARVQMFKIHLGDTPNTLVDEDWLELGRRTEMYSGSDIENVVRNALMECIRTLQVATHFKRVVGPDPHDPTRMVKNRLLPCSPGDPDAFPMSAVEITEPELLMPMPVTKEDFIKALRTSKPSVNDEDIERHVKFTADFGQEG, encoded by the coding sequence ATGTCCGTCGACTTCACGGCCAAGGCCGTCGAGCTCTTCAAGAAGGCCGCAACGCTGGATGAGAACAAGGAATACGAGCAGGCGTACCGGTGGTACATGGAGACGATCGATGTGTTCCTGACGGCCATCAAGTACGAGAACAAGAATCCCACAAAGCGGGAGTACATGCGAAGCAAGGTGTCTGACATCATTGCCCGCGCTGAGAAGATCAAGGAATTTCTCGACCGCTCCAAGGACGGAGACGGTGCCAACCAGGGCGGCTCCGGTGCCACTGCGCAGAAGACCGCGTCTGCCAGCAGGAAAGCCAAggaggatgacgaggacaagcagcgcatgcgcagcagcctcgGTAGCGCGATTGTTAAGGTGAAGCCCAACGTGCACTGGGACCAGATAGCCGGCCTCGAGGCGGCCAAGCAGGCCTTGAAGGAGTCGGTCATCTTGCCAATGAAGTTCCCGCAGCTTTTCACCGGCAAACGCAAGCCGTGGCGCGGCATCTTGCTCTACGGCCCCCCGGGCACGGGTAAGTCCTACCTTGCCAAGGCGGTGGCCACCGAGGCGGACGGCACCTTTCTTAGCGTGAGTAGCTCCGATCTGCTCTCCCGCTGGCTCGGTGACTCGGAGAAGCTCGTGCGCAGTCTCTTCGAGATGGCCCGCGAGGCGTACAAGACAGGTGGGAAACCGTCCATCATCTTTGTGGATGAGATCGACTCTCTCGTCTCCGCGCGCTCCGACAGCGAGAACGATGCCTCGCGGCGTGTCAAGACGGAGTTCCTTGTGCAGATGCAGGGTGTGGGTTACGACGACGAAGGTGTGCTCGTGCTAGCTGCCACCAATATTCCATGGTCGCTCGATAGCGCCATCCGGCGTCGGTTTGAGCGCCGTATTTACATTCCGCTGCCGGAGTTGCAGGCACGCGTGCAGATGTTCAAGATCCACTTGGGCGACACCCCCAACACGCTCGTCGACGAGGACTGGCTGGAGCTAGGGAGGCGGACAGAGATGTACTCGGGTAGCGATATTGAGAACGTTGTGCGCAACGCTCTGATGGAGTGCATCCGCACGCTGCAGGTGGCGACACACTTCAAGCGCGTTGTCGGCCCTGACCCGCACGACCCCACACGCATGGTGAAGAATCGTTTGTTGCCGTGCTCGCCTGGTGACCCGGACGCGTTCccgatgtcggcggtggAGATCACGGAGCCGGAGCTGCTCATGCCGATGCCGGTGACCAAGGAGGACTTCAtcaaggcgctgcgcaccagcaAACCCTCCGTAAATGACGAGGATATTGAGCGGCACGTCAAGTTCACCGCGGACTTTGGTCAGGAGGGCTAA